The stretch of DNA AGTCGAGCGGAGTTATTTAGAAGCTTGCTTCTAAATAACTTAGCGGCGGACGGGTGAGTAACACGTAGGCAACCTGCCTGTAAGACTGGGATAACTACCGGAAACGGTAGCTAATACCGGATACACAAGTTCCTCGCATGAGGGACTTGGGAAAGACGGAGCAATCTGTCACTTACGGATGGGCCTGCGGCGCATTAGCTAGTTGGTGGGGTAACGGCTCACCAAGGCGACGATGCGTAGCCGACCTGAGAGGGTGAACGGCCACACTGGGACTGAGACACGGCCCAGACTCCTACGGGAGGCAGCAGTAGGGAATCTTCCGCAATGGACGAAAGTCTGACGGAGCAACGCCGCGTGAGTGATGAAGGTTTTCGGATCGTAAAGCTCTGTTGCCAGGGAAGAACGCTTGAGAGAGTAACTGCTCTTAAGGTGACGGTACCTGAGAAGAAAGCCCCGGCTAACTACGTGCCAGCAGCCGCGGTAATACGTAGGGGGCAAGCGTTGTCCGGAATTATTGGGCGTAAAGCGCGCGCAGGCGGCCATTTAAGTCTGGTGTTTAATCCTGGAGCTCAACTCCGGGTCGCACTGGAAACTGGGTGGCTTGAGTGCAGAAGAGGAGAGTGGAATTCCACGTGTAGCGGTGAAATGCGTAGAGATGTGGAGGAACACCAGTGGCGAAGGCGACTCTCTGGGCTGTAACTGACGCTGAGGCGCGAAAGCGTGGGGAGCAAACAGGATTAGATACCCTGGTAGTCCACGCCGTAAACGATGAATGCTAGGTGTTAGGGGTTTCGATACCCTTGGTGCCGAAGTTAACACATTAAGCATTCCGCCTGGGGAGTACGGTCGCAAGACTGAAACTCAAAGGAATTGACGGGGACCCGCACAAGCAGTGGAGTATGTGGTTTAATTCGAAGCAACGCGAAGAACCTTACCAGGTCTTGACATCCCTCTGACCGGTACAGAGATGTACCTTTCCTTTACGGACAGAGGAGACAGGTGGTGCATGGTTGTCGTCAGCTCGTGTCGTGAGATGTTGGGTTAAGTCCCGCAACGAGCGCAACCCTTAACTTTAGTTGCCAGCAGGTCAAGCTGGGCACTCTAGAGTGACTGCCGGTGACAAACCGGAGGAAGGTGGGGATGACGTCAAATCATCATGCCCCTTATGACCTGGGCTACACACGTACTACAATGGCCGGTACAACGGGAAGCGAAGGAGCGATCTGGAGCGAATCCTAGAAAAGCCGGTCTCAGTTCGGATTGCAGGCTGCAACTCGCCTGCATGAAGTCGGAATTGCTAGTAATCGCGGATCAGCATGCCGCGGTGAATACGTTCCCGGGTCTTGTACACACCGCCCGTCACACCACGAGAGTTTACAACACCCGAAGTCGTTGAGGTAACCCGCAAGGGGGCCAGCCGCCGAAGGTGGGGTAGACGATTGGGGTGAAGTCGTAACAAGGTAGCCGTATCGGAAGGTGCGGCTGGATCACCTCCTTTCTATGGAGAATCGTCTTCGGTGGTGAAGACATTCAAATATGGGTTAACCTTGAGTTAACCAACCATCTCACTCGTTGGTCAGTTTTGAGAGCTCAAACTCTCAAAATGGATCTGCATGATTTCATCAACCCAATCGGATTGACCGAAATTCACACAGGTCGCAGTTTCTTCGAAACTGCTTTGATCCTTGAAAACTGGATAACGAAACGAAATTGCGTTTTAGAAACATCTCTTTAGCTGAAACTTGTGATCGAAGAGAACAAGTGAAGTGATAGCTACAGAGCGAGGTATTTTGGAGACGATCGATCCTTTGTGAGTGGGTTTCAACCTTGATTCATTTCAATTGAGAAACCAAGGAACAACAGAGCGTATCGGCCCAAAATCCGAGCGATTAGGTTAAGCTATTAAGAGCACACGGAGGATGCCTAGGCGCTAGGAGCCGAAGAAGGACGTGGCGAACAACGATACGGCCTCGGGGAGCTGTAAGCAAGCTTTGATCCGGGGATGTCCGAATGGGGAAACCCGGCTGGTGTAATAGCCAGTCACTCATACCTGAATACATAGGGTGTGAAGAGGCAGACCAGGGGAACTGAAACATCTAAGTACCCTGAGGAAGAGAAAACAAGAGTGATTCCGTCAGTAGCGGCGAGCGAACGCGGAACAGCCTAAACCAGAGAGCTTGCTCTCTGGGGTTGTGGGACGTCTCACATGGAGTTACAAAGGAACAGGTTAGTTGAAGAGGTCTGGAAAGGCCCGCCAGAGAAGGTAAAAGCCCTGTAGGTGAAAATGTGTTCCCTCCGAGACGGATCCCGAGTAGTGCGGGGCACGTGAAACCCCGTATGAATCTGCCAGGACCATCTGGTAAGGCTAAATACTCCCTAGCGACCGATAGCGAAGCAGTACCGTGAGGGAAAGGTGAAAAGCACCCCGGAAGGGGAGTGAAACAGAACCTGAAACCGTGTGCTTACAAGAAGTCAGAGTCCTCTATATGGATGATGGCGTGCCTTTTGTAGAATGAACCGGCGAGTTACGTTCCCGTGCAAGGTTAAGGTGAAGAGCCGAAGCCGCAGCGAAAGCGAGTCTGAATAGGGCGAATTGAGTACGTGGGCGTAGACCCGAAACCGTGTGATCTACCCCTGTCCAGGGTGAAGGTGCGGTAACACGCACTGGAGGCCCGAACCCACGAACGTTGAAAAGTTCGGGGATGAGGTGGGGGTAGCGGAGAAATTCCAATCGAACTCGGAGATAGCTGGTTCTCCCCGAAATAGCTTTAGGGCTAGCCTCGGAAGAAAAGAGTCGTGGAGGTAGAGCACTGATTGGGTGCGGGGCCCGCCAAGGGTTACCAAGCTCAGTCAAACTCCGAATGCCATGGACTCATATCCGGGAGTCAGACAGTGAGTGCTAAGATCCATTGTCAAAAGGGAAACAGCCCAGACCATCAGCTAAGGTCCCCAAGTGTGTGTTAAGTGGGAAAGGATGTGGAGTTGCACAGACAACCAGGATGTTGGCTTAGAAGCAGCCACCATTTAAAGAGTGCGTAATAGCTCACTGGTCGAGTGACTCTGCGCCGAAAATGTAACGGGGCTAAACACACCACCGAAGCTATGGCTTGATATGAATGTATCAGGGGTAGGGGAGCGTTGTATGTAGGTTGAAGGTGTACCGTAAGGAGCGCTGGACAGCATACAAGTGAGAATGCCGGTATGAGTAACGAAAAGATCAGTGAGAATCTGATCCGCCGAAAGCCTAAGGGTTCCTGAGGAAGGTTCGTCCGCTCAGGGTAAGTCGGGACCTAAGGCGAGGCCGAAAGGCGTAGTCGAAGGACAACAGGTGGAAATTCCTGTACCACCGTAAACCGTTATGAGCGATGGGGTGACGCAGCAGGGTAGTGACGCGGACTGATGGATGTCCGTCCAAGCAGTGAGGCTGGTGTGTAGGCAAATCCGCACACTTTAAGGCTGGGCTGTGATGGGGAGTGAAAATTACAGTAGCGAAGGTCATGATCTCACACTGCCAAGAAAAGCCTCTAGCCAGGTGAAGGTGCCCGTACCGTAAACCGACACAGGTGGGCGAGAAGAGAATTCTAAGGCGCGCGGAAGAACTCTCGTTAAGGAACTCGGCAAAATGACCCCGTAACTTCGGGAGAAGGGGTGCCTCGGTAGGGTGAATAGCCCGAGGGGGCCGCAGTGAAAAGGCCCAAGCGACTGTTTAGCAAAAACACAGGTCTGTGCGAAGCCGCAAGGCGAAGTATACGGGCTGACGCCTGCCCGGTGCTGGAAGGTTAAGGGGAGCGGTTAGGAGTAATCCGAAGCTGTGAACCGAAGCCCCAGTAAACGGCGGCCGTAACTATAACGGTCCTAAGGTAGCGAAATTCCTTGTCAGGTAAATTCTGACCCGCACGAATGGCGTAACGACTTGGGCGCTGTCTCAACGAGAGATCCGGTGAAATTTTAATACCTGTGAAGATGCAGGTTACCCGCGACAAGACGGAAAGACCCCATGGAGCTTTACTGCAGCTTGATATTGGACTTTGATACGATTTGTACAGGATAGGTGGGAGCCTAGGAAGCCGGAGCGCCAGCTTCGGTGGAGGCGACGTTGGGATACCACCCTGATCGTATCGGAGTTCTAACCTGGTACCGTAATCCGGTGCGGGGACAGTGTCAGGTGGGCAGTTTGACTGGGGCGGTCGCCTCCTAAAGAGTAACGGAGGCGCCCCAAGGTTCCCTCAGAATGGTTGGAAATCATTCGAAGAGTGCAAAGGCAAAAGGGAGCTTGACTGCGAGACTGACAAGTCGAGCAGGGACGAAAGTCGGGCTTAGTGATCCGGTGGTACCGCATGGAAGGGCCATCGCTCAACGGATAAAAGCTACCCTGGGGATAACAGGCTTATCTCCCCCAAGAGTCCACATCGACGGGGAGGTTTGGCACCTCGATGTCGGCTCATCGCATCCTGGGGCTGAAGTAGGTCCCAAGGGTTGGGCTGTTCGCCCATTAAAGCGGTACGCGAGCTGGGTTCAGAACGTCGTGAGACAGTTCGGTCCCTATCTGTCGTGGGCGTAGGAAATTTGAGAGGAGCTGTCCTTAGTACGAGAGGACCGGGATGGACGCACCGCTGGTGCACCAGTTGTTCCGCCAGGAGCACAGCTGGGTAGCTAAGTGCGGAAGGGATAAGCGCTGAAAGCATCTAAGCGTGAAGCCCCCCTCAAGATGAGATTTCCCAATTAGTAAGACCCCTTGAAGACGACGAGGTAGATAGGCTGGGGGTGGAAGTGCAGCAATGCATGGAGCTGACCAGTACTAATCGGTCGAGGGCTTATCCTAAAATAACCCCACAAAGTGAAGAAAAGGCTTCGAGGCTGATTCCGAATACTTTGCGGGGACCCCGAGAAGATCTAAATCACAATTTCGTTTCGTATCCAGTTTTCAGGTGATCAAACATCTGAACAATTGTGGGTCGATATCATGATTTGATATTTACTCGCAGGCTGTTTTTGAAGGTGGGTTATTTTCCTTGATGAATTTCAGGGAGCGATAGCGACCGGAAAAAACCTGTTTGGTGGCGATAGCGGAGGGGTTCCACACGTACCCATCCCGAACACGACCGTTAAGCCCTCCAGCGCCGATGGTACTTGGACCGCAGGGTCCTGGGAGAGTAGGACGCCGCCAAGCGAATTCCCTGATGGGAACTTTGTCTCGCCGATGATTCGGCAGATTAGATAAGGGCCCTTAGCTCAGCTGGTTAGAGCGCACCCCTGATAAGGGTGAGGTCGGTGGTTCGAGTCCACTAGGGCCCACCATTCTCTAACTTCCATCAATTGAGTGTATAGGGAATCCGAGAAGTATCGGAATGAATCGCAAAGTTGCACATCACTTTTTGGGATGAGATATGGGGCCATAGCTCAGCTGGGAGAGCGCCTGCCTTGCAAGCAGGAGGTCAGCGGTTCGATCCCGCTTGGCTCCACCATATATAAATTACACTAGTTCTAATGGTGTATTATTACTGACGCGGGGTGGAGCAGCCCGGTAGCTCGTCGGGCTCATAACCCGAAGGCCGCAGGTTCAAATCCTGCCCCCGCAATTGAATATGGCGGTCGTGGCGAAGGGGTTAACGCACCGGATTGTGGCTCCGGCATTCGTGGGTTCAAGTCCCATCGATCGCCCTTTACATAATAAGATTGGGGATTAGCCAAGCGGTAAGGCAACGGACTTTGACTCCGTCATGCATAGGTTCGAATCCTATATCCCCAGCCATTGTGGGTCATTAGCTCAGTTGGTAGAGCACCTGACTCTTAATCAGGGTGTCGAAGGTTCGAGCCCTTCATGACCCATTTAAGGTAGTATTAGCGGACGTGGCTCAGCGGTAGAGCATCGCCTTGCCAAGGCGAGGGTCGCGGGTTCGATTCCCGTCGTCCGCTCCATTCGATCAATCTAAACACTGCAGATGAACTGCAGTGTTTTTTTATTTACGGGGAGCATTCCTATGCTTCGATAACAAATACAGCCTATAACCCCGCTATACGTCGGTTATAGGCTGTATTTAAGTAAACTATAGGAATAGCATTCCGGCTATACCGGAGAGTATGCCCAGCACAACAACAGAAGAAGCAACAAAGAGGATAACCCGTCTTGGATAGGACCGGGCAATCATCAAGAGCGAAGGCAAGCTTACGGCAGGTAGGGTGAGCAGCAACGCGCCAGCAGGGCCTGCCCCCAGACCGAAAGACATAAACGTTTGAATTATGGGAATCTCTGCAGCCGTAGGAATGACAAATAACATGCCCGCAATTGCAAAGCCGATGATCACAAGTAGGTTATTCCCCTCCGCTATTCCAGCAGCAGGGAAGAGCCATACGCGTAGAGCGCCCAATATGAGTACAAAAATAATATAGGCGGGTACGATGCTGAGCAGCATGCTCCAAATGCTCTTGATCCAGCGAGTAAGGAAGGGACCGTTCTCAACAGTATCGGTCTCGGCAGCTGCTGCAAGCACCTCGTCAGGAATATCCGATTTATCGGCAAAGCGGTTGGCGAAGTAGCTTACCCCAAAAGTGAGCAGAATCCCGAACACCAGCCGAAGCATAGTGAACTTCCAAGACAGTACAAAAGTCATGAAGATCAGTGTGGCCGGGTTAATCGTCGGATTGCCTAACCAGAAGGCCAGGCTCGCCCCTACGGAGACGTTCTTTTTACGAAGGCCTACAGCAAGGGGAGCTGCACAGCAGGTACACATCATAGCTGGCAAGGAGGCGATTCCTGCAAGAGCTGTGCTTTTAAAATTAGCTTTGCCCAGCACCTTAAGCAGCCAGCCGCTTGGCAGCAATACCTGAACCAAGGAACCCAGGAGCACGCCAAGAACAGCTGCCTTCCAGACCGCTTTGAAATAAGCAACCGCATAATCCCAAGCAAGAATCCAGGACGGGGCCGAGGAAGTATCCACGTTCCCTCCGAGGATGGAAGAGCCCAAAGTGTGGTCTGTAATAGCTTTAAGGGCTTTACCGTAGTAAGGCCACCATTTGACGTAGCTCAATCCTGCAGCGGCTATGATCACAAAAAGAATAGCCAGTACAATAACTCTTGGGCTACGGTGAGATTGTACCGAGGAATTCGATGCACTGGATGTGTGTGTCATGACAACCTCCATATTTAGTTTTTTATTCCCAGAAGAATAGTATAACACAATATATATGAGTTTTTGCGTGATTTTCATGTAGTGGTATACTATTAGAGGATGGTTCGTGAGTTCACATGTGAATTAGCTCAAAGTTATATGATCTATATATTTCATTAGGAAAGAAGGAAATTCCCTTATGGAACAACCTAATCAAATTAAATTAACTTCACTTTCTTCTAAAGGGGGATGCGGCTGTAAGATCGGTCCGGCCGATCTGTCTCAAGTGTTGCGGAGTCTGCCTCCAGCTGAATATAATCCTAATCTGCTTGTAGGGCTAGATACCAGTGATGATGCAGGCGTGTACAAATTGACGGATGATCTTGCCATCGTACAAACGCTGGATTTCTTTACCCCTATTGTCGATGATCCTTACTCATTCGGTCAGGTAGCTGCAGCGAATGCGATCAGCGACATTTATGCGATGGGCGGAAAACCGCTAACAGCCTTAAATATTGTTGCCTTCCCTATACACACACTGGAAAAGTCGATCTTAACAGAGATCCTGCGCGGTGCTGGAGACAAGATGAAGGAAGCGGGTGTCACGCTGGTTGGCGGCCACTCCATTGATGATAAAGAGCCAAAATTCGGCTTAGCGGTGACGGGAGTGGTTCATCCCGACCGCGTGCGCACCAACGCAGGAGCGAAGCCTGGTGATAAGTTGATTCTAACAAAGCCTATCGGTGTGGGGATCTTGACGACTTCGATCAAAAAAGATCAACTAAGCGCGGATGAAGTGGCTGAAGTTACTCGGGTTATGGCTACGCTTAATAAAACAGCGGCGGAGAAGATGGAGTCTTATACAGTTAGTGCTTGTACGGACGTTACCGGCTTTGGTCTGCTCGGACATGCTTCGGAAATGGCCAAGGGCAGCAACACAGGCTTGGTAATTTATCATGAAAAGGTTCCTTTCCTGCCTAGGGTACGTGAACTAGCCGAGGCCGGATTTGTACCCGGAGGCACGAAGAACAACTTTGCACACCTTGAAGGGGATATTACTTTCCCAGAGGAGCTGGATTCCATTGGACAATGGATGCTTTGTGATGCCGTAACATCGGGAGGGCTGCTAATTGCTGTTTCGGCGGCGGAGGCCGATTCGCTTCTTCAAGATATGCTTGAAGCCGGTGTAGAAGCAGCTCTGATTGGTGAAGTGACCGCAGAGCATCCTGGACATATTAATGTTGTTTAATGTGGAAGGAATAAGGTCTGTAACAAGTAAACAAAACACCAAAGAATAACAAATAATAGCTGCAAGGAGCGATGAGTTTGTTTCAGGATATGGATGTAGAAGAGCTTCTTGCGAAGCAAGATCAGCATGAAATAGTACCAATAGATGTACGTTCACCATCAGAATATCGAGAAGCAACCATTCCGGGAAGTCTAAATATCCCGATCTTTACGGATGAGGAGCGGGCAGAAATTGGAACATTATATAAGCAGGTTAGTGTAGAAGCCGCTAAGAGTCGGGGACTGGAGATCGTATCAGCTAAACTGCCTGACTTTATCAAGGCTTTTCAAGCGATTCCTGGTAAGAAGGCTGTATTCTGCTGGCGAGGAGGCATGCGCAGCCGGACAACAGCCACGTTGTTAGGGCTCATGGGAATCAAGGCATACCGGCTTAACGGAGGTTTTCGCTCTTATCGCAGATGGGTTGTAGAACAGCTTGAACAGTACACGGTCCAGCCACCAGCTTATGTGCTTAACGGCAATACGGGCAATGGTAAAACATATATTTTGCAGCAGCTTGAGAAGCAGCATTATCCTGTGCTGGACCTGGAAGCTATGGCCGGGCACCGGGGTTCTGTATTTGGAGGAGTTGGATTAACGTCTCATAATCAGAAAAAATTTGATTCAGCCCTTTTAAAGCGTCTCCTTCAGCTGCAAGATGCATCTTGCGTGCTGTTTGAAGCCGAGAGCAAGAGGATTGGCAAGATTGCTCTGCCGGATTTTCTTCTCTCTAAGAAGGATGCGGCCGTGCATTTCTGGATTGAACTCCCCATGGATCAGCGGGTTCATCAGATTCTGATGGATTATCGGCCGGAGGAGCACCAGGAGGAATGTATGCGTGCTTTCAGAAGAATCAAGGAACGTATCCATACACCGATCGCGGCAGAGATCGAGAAGTTCCTGCAAACCGGGCAATATGCAGAGGCCATTCCTCTATTGCTCAAGCACTATTATGATCCAAGATATGAACATACTGCGCAGACGCTTGCGGAAAGCCAGCTTGTCCGAATCACGGCCAAGGATGCGGATGAGGCAGCAGAGCAAATCAGGCAGTATCTCAGTCGTGAAGGCGTTATTCGCCAAGCATAAAGAAAAGCGGTCCCCCTCAAGGGCCGCTTTTCTTGTACATTAAATTCAGTATTTTATAGTGCTTTATCATCTACCCCGTTTAACCAGCTCTCAATGTCTCCGATAACAGAGGCAACACAGCCATCTTCAAAAGGAGAAATCAGCCCAGCAAGCTTCACAAGCTCGGTAAAGGACTTGCTGCCGCCTGCGCGGCATAGATTGAGGTAGTCGCTCCATGCTGATTTCCAGTCTTCGTTGGACCGTTTCCAGAACTGGAAGGCACAAATTTGCGCCAGAGTATAATCGATATAATAGAACGGTGTGCGGAAAATATGAGCTTGTTTATGCCAGAAGCCGCCGCGCTCCAAGTATTCATTCTCATCATAATTACGATGAGGCAAGTATTTCTTCTCAATGTCTCTCCATGCTTGTTTACGCTCTGCCGGAGTCGCCTCAGGATTGGCATATACGAAGTGCTGGAATTCATCCACGGCAACCCCGTACGGAATAAACTGCAGGGAATCTGCCAGATGGTCAAACTTGTATTTATCTGTGTCTTCCTTGAAGAACAGATTCATCCAAGGCCAAGTGAAGAATTCCATACTCATGGAATGAATCTCAGCAGCTTCATAGGTTGGAAAAGCATATTCAGGCACTTTGTAGTGACGGCTGGAGTATACTTGGAAAGCATGTCCGGCTTCGTGTGTCAGTACATCGATATCCCCTGAAGTTCCGTTAAAGTTAGAGAAGATGAACGGAGCTTCATATTCACTGATATAAGTACAGTAGCCGCCGCCTTGTTTACCTTTCTTGCTGACGAGATCCATCAGATCGTTCTCCAGCATGAAGGTAAAGAATTCATTCATTTCAGGAGACAGCTCTTCATACATCTTAGCGCCACCTGCAACAATCCAATCCGGATCGCCTTTAGGCGTTGCGTTGCCGGATTTGAATTTGAAGTTCTCATCATAGTAGCTCAGCTTCTCAAGCCCAAGCCGCTCTGCCTGGCGTTTCTTCAGGCCTGAGGATACAGGGACAATATGCTCCAAGACCTGTTTGCGGAAATTGCTGACCATATCCGCATTATAATCGGTACGTGTCATGCGGTCGTAGCCCATCTCTACAAAGCTTGGGTAGCCCAATTTCTTGGCCATCCGCGTACGGACCTTAACGAGCTCATCGTAAATACGGTCAAGCTCAGCTTCGTTCTCTGCCATGAACTGGTATCTGGCTTCGGAAGCACGCTTTCTCATGTCCCGGTCTGTAGACAATTCGAAAGGAGTAAGCTGGGTAAGGGTACGCTCTTCGCCTTCAAACGGAATCTTGGCAGAAGCGATCAGCTGGGAATATTCTGTAGACAGCTTGTTCTCAAGCTGAAGGTCTTCGATAATGTCCGGACTGAATGTGCGGATCGAGACTTCTGCCAGCCGGAACAGCTGCTTGCCCCACTTCTTCTCCAGCTCGGAGCGGAATTTGGAATTAACAAGCGCTTTGTAATATTCGGTTATGTACTCCTCAATTACAGGCCCAATCTCATCCATGTACTCCTGTTCAGCTTTGTAGAATTCGTCGTTAGTATCAATAGAGTGGCGTACGCTGACAAGCGTCTCCATGGTGCCGACTTCACTGCGAAGCTTGTTGATGGATTCCAGGGTTTTATCCTGCTCTTCAAAGCTGTCGGCAGCCTTAAATTCGGTAAGCAATTCATTGAACTGCTGTTTTACTTTGTTAAGGTCTGGACGGACATACTGATATTCACTAAACTTCATAACCAATCTTCACCCTTTCTGTACAATCTATTTTCTATTATATATAATCTGAATGACAGAATACCAATAAAGTTTAATTAAATTTAAATTTATGCACTGTTATGGTTAAAGTGCTCAAATTCACAAGGCTTGACGAGAGGGGAATCAACCACTTGCGTTTTCCGCTTAGCATAATGTCGTATTTAACAGAGGAGAATATAAGGGACTTCATAGAAGCCTATCGATCATGGGGTCCTCTTCCAGGTATACTTCTGACCTTCCTGAAGTCATTTATCCCCCCGCTGCCTACGATTGTTATCGTGGGTATTAATGCAGCGGTATACGGGATGTGGCTCGGATTCCTGTATTCCTGGATTGGCATGGTTGCCGGATGTCTAACGACCTTTATGCTGGTCAAAACAGTCGCTTCATCCCGGTATGTTAGGAAATGGACGGATAAAGCGAAGGTCCGGCGGAGCATGGAATGGGTACGGCGCAACGGGTTCGGCTATGTATTCTGGCTTAGTATATTTCCAGTGGGGCCCTTTGTCGTAGTCAATATGGCTGCAGCAGCTGCCCGGATGCGCACAAGCT from Paenibacillus sp. CAA11 encodes:
- a CDS encoding permease; amino-acid sequence: MTHTSSASNSSVQSHRSPRVIVLAILFVIIAAAGLSYVKWWPYYGKALKAITDHTLGSSILGGNVDTSSAPSWILAWDYAVAYFKAVWKAAVLGVLLGSLVQVLLPSGWLLKVLGKANFKSTALAGIASLPAMMCTCCAAPLAVGLRKKNVSVGASLAFWLGNPTINPATLIFMTFVLSWKFTMLRLVFGILLTFGVSYFANRFADKSDIPDEVLAAAAETDTVENGPFLTRWIKSIWSMLLSIVPAYIIFVLILGALRVWLFPAAGIAEGNNLLVIIGFAIAGMLFVIPTAAEIPIIQTFMSFGLGAGPAGALLLTLPAVSLPSLLMIARSYPRRVILFVASSVVVLGILSGIAGMLFL
- the selD gene encoding selenide, water dikinase SelD; protein product: MEQPNQIKLTSLSSKGGCGCKIGPADLSQVLRSLPPAEYNPNLLVGLDTSDDAGVYKLTDDLAIVQTLDFFTPIVDDPYSFGQVAAANAISDIYAMGGKPLTALNIVAFPIHTLEKSILTEILRGAGDKMKEAGVTLVGGHSIDDKEPKFGLAVTGVVHPDRVRTNAGAKPGDKLILTKPIGVGILTTSIKKDQLSADEVAEVTRVMATLNKTAAEKMESYTVSACTDVTGFGLLGHASEMAKGSNTGLVIYHEKVPFLPRVRELAEAGFVPGGTKNNFAHLEGDITFPEELDSIGQWMLCDAVTSGGLLIAVSAAEADSLLQDMLEAGVEAALIGEVTAEHPGHINVV
- the mnmH gene encoding tRNA 2-selenouridine(34) synthase MnmH, translating into MFQDMDVEELLAKQDQHEIVPIDVRSPSEYREATIPGSLNIPIFTDEERAEIGTLYKQVSVEAAKSRGLEIVSAKLPDFIKAFQAIPGKKAVFCWRGGMRSRTTATLLGLMGIKAYRLNGGFRSYRRWVVEQLEQYTVQPPAYVLNGNTGNGKTYILQQLEKQHYPVLDLEAMAGHRGSVFGGVGLTSHNQKKFDSALLKRLLQLQDASCVLFEAESKRIGKIALPDFLLSKKDAAVHFWIELPMDQRVHQILMDYRPEEHQEECMRAFRRIKERIHTPIAAEIEKFLQTGQYAEAIPLLLKHYYDPRYEHTAQTLAESQLVRITAKDADEAAEQIRQYLSREGVIRQA
- a CDS encoding M3 family oligoendopeptidase; the protein is MKFSEYQYVRPDLNKVKQQFNELLTEFKAADSFEEQDKTLESINKLRSEVGTMETLVSVRHSIDTNDEFYKAEQEYMDEIGPVIEEYITEYYKALVNSKFRSELEKKWGKQLFRLAEVSIRTFSPDIIEDLQLENKLSTEYSQLIASAKIPFEGEERTLTQLTPFELSTDRDMRKRASEARYQFMAENEAELDRIYDELVKVRTRMAKKLGYPSFVEMGYDRMTRTDYNADMVSNFRKQVLEHIVPVSSGLKKRQAERLGLEKLSYYDENFKFKSGNATPKGDPDWIVAGGAKMYEELSPEMNEFFTFMLENDLMDLVSKKGKQGGGYCTYISEYEAPFIFSNFNGTSGDIDVLTHEAGHAFQVYSSRHYKVPEYAFPTYEAAEIHSMSMEFFTWPWMNLFFKEDTDKYKFDHLADSLQFIPYGVAVDEFQHFVYANPEATPAERKQAWRDIEKKYLPHRNYDENEYLERGGFWHKQAHIFRTPFYYIDYTLAQICAFQFWKRSNEDWKSAWSDYLNLCRAGGSKSFTELVKLAGLISPFEDGCVASVIGDIESWLNGVDDKAL
- a CDS encoding TVP38/TMEM64 family protein yields the protein MSYLTEENIRDFIEAYRSWGPLPGILLTFLKSFIPPLPTIVIVGINAAVYGMWLGFLYSWIGMVAGCLTTFMLVKTVASSRYVRKWTDKAKVRRSMEWVRRNGFGYVFWLSIFPVGPFVVVNMAAAAARMRTSSFITAIAFGKAIMVLAISYIGHDVSQFIKHPYRLIYVLLFVAVSVWASRRIEAYFAAKAGRGKGTLNPEEQAS